Genomic segment of Thamnophis elegans isolate rThaEle1 chromosome 17, rThaEle1.pri, whole genome shotgun sequence:
atctatctatctatccatccatccatccatccaatatcatctgtctgtctatcatctatctatctatctatctatctatctatctatctatctatctatctatctatctatctatctatcatctatctatcatctatctatcatctatctatctatctatctatctatctatcatctatctatctatcttctatatctgtctgtctgtctatctgtctatctatctaatcaatatcatctgtctgtctgtcatctatctaccttctatatctgtctatctatcgatttatctatctatgtatgaaTCAGTcattcaatcagtcaatcaaattCTTTCCATCCACTCAACCGTTTTATATATGCCCATCTCACATACGTACATGATTCTGGACAGCTTGCAAGATTAAAACAAAATGCCTAAAACCCAGAAGCATCGTCAGCCTACAATCATTAAGACAATACAGATAGTTTTTGATTCACAACCACATTTGAGGCTGGAACTTTAATCGCtaagtaatgtggttgttaagcaagttatGCCCAATTTTGCGGCCCTTTTTTCATGCTGCGGTTGCTAAGCAAATAATTGTGTAcaccatttctttcctttccagaTTTACAACTTGTCCCAAAACATCCAAGAAGATGACCTCCAGCAGCTGCAGGTTGGCAGGAGTGTGGGATCTTTTCATGCTACTGGCCCtcagctgagtatttactggccggatgcccttcctgtcgccaatgcggaattttgttcagcagatattttctcataGTGCCCAGAGTGATAGGATCGAATGCccagcctcttgattgtgaggcaagagcgccacctggtggccatgCCGCCACTCCATGCAACTGGCCCTCAGtgttgctttctttctctttccgcAGCTCTTTACCGAATACGGGCGTCTGGCCATGGACGAAATCTTTCTGAAGCCATTCCAGGTATGCATTCGGTCAGTTGGGAGTGAGGGGAGGGAGTCTGCCTGGACAATCTCGGGCTCCCATTTATAATTCACCTGTGGAACTCACAGCCCCAgggtggaaaaaataaaaactttgaatccaaggcaaaatgagcatgaggctcttctccagggagtccttcttccttctcatcaggtggccaaagtctttgagtttcctcttcaggatctggccttctaaagagcagccagggtggatctcctctaggactgaccggttggatggccttgcattccaagggactcaatgcaggagtcttctccagcaccagagttcaaaggcctccattctttggcgctcagccttccttatagtccaaccttcacagccatccattgcaactggggaaaccttGACTAGGcgcacttttgattggcaggatgatgtctctgctttttaggatgctgtctagattcaccatcgctttcctccccaggagcaagcctcttttaatttcttggctgcagtccccatctgcggtgatcttggaggccaggaaaataaaatctgtctcctttcttccccatttatttgctgGGAATTGAGCGGgtcggatgccatgatcttagttttccttCCCAttctcacggccttccgaaaggctaccaaaacctggctattccggcaggcctggggctcttgACCTCAtgaaatgaggtccagccccgcctggattgagtgcatgaagtgatcttttaatctgtttttttttcctctatttttttaaattctttattctttttaaatatgtattctgtaagccacccggagtccttcgggattgggcggcctataaatttattaaaccttaaaccttttcTTAatgccaacttttgcactctcctccttcccccacatCAAAGGGCTCTTTACTTTCTGCCATTCGGGTGATATCATCTGCGTATCTGATATTTCTCCGGGCagtcttaattccaatttttgattcGTCTAGCCCCCGTCTATCTCAGGGTGCAGAGTTTTAATCTGAGCCTCTTCTCTCTCAACGCAGACGCTGATGTTCCTGGTGCGAGATTGGAGTTTCCCATACGAGTATGACTACGGCTTGGACGGGGGCATGAGTTTCCTGGATAAACGCCTGGAGGTGAAGCAAAATAGAAACAACAATGAAAACCCCAGAAATTCTGCGCTAgtgtctagttcagtgtttctcaaccttgtcaacttgaagatgtctggacttcaactcccagaattccccagccaggctggggaattctgggagttgaagtccagacatcttcaagttgacaaggttgagaaacactggtctatttgGGTGTTGAATCCATCCTCTGAATTCTCTTCCCTTTTATGCCCCAAGGTGAAATCTCACCAGCACGAAGAGATCCAGAACGTTCGCAAACATATCCACTCCTGCTTCACCAATGTCAACTGTTTCCTCTTACCTCACCCGGGACTCAAAGTGGCCACCAGCCCAAATTTTGATGGCCGTCTGAACGGTAAGGTTTGGAATctctgtgttctgacccaggcttcccgagagcatgaagccaactccttgtcctgacaaaagccCCCTTTATCCATTGacggtgaattctgctccttcacatccagcaaagtctttcaagggaggatttacagtcacagaccttatctggcttggagagctgccaggccgatatctgcaaaacttggcaaggagtctcggagggtcacaaaccaatgaagcgaactaatggtctcctgcaaactccactcccctttcgctcctcttttatttcctctgggaggggccattcaccgtccacctgtggccttactcccaagtcgacccctgttctttagctcttcccttcgcctggcaactctgtgcatgcatctAATTTTCCCTTGCCAGCATATTTTGCCCTGTCTCCTAAAAGGCTTTTCCGCATAGCATTACACTCATGAATGCTATGCAATATTGTAGTTGGACatggtggctctgtggctaagacgctgagcttgtcgatcagaaaggtcggtagttctgcggttcgaatccctagtgcgctCCCTTGACTtgatccagcttctgccaacctagcagttcgaaagcaggtaaaaaaatgcgagcagaagaaaaggaaccacctttggtgggaagggaacagtcatgccactggctcttcggctttgaaatggagatgagcactgccccctagagttgggaacgactagactagcacagatgtgcgagtaCCTTTTATATTGTAGGTGATGCTATTACCTACAATAATAAATGTCTTGCCTGTGTTTTATAAGGCCATAAAACAATTCACAGGGGAAAAAAGAACTCCATTCCCATTGCATTCTTCCTCTTttacctttctccttccttttttgcgCAGACATCTCCAACGAATTCAAGGACCAGCTGAAGCAGTTGATTCCGTTTGTCCTGGATCCTAGTCAGCTCTTAGAAAAGGAGATCAACGGCTCGAAAGTAACTTGCCGAGGCCTCTTGGAGTATTTCAAGGTATGTTTCATCACACTCTTTCTTTCACCGAGATCAAaatcaatatataaataaataaaaaaagatattgagacttgcTTGGCCTGGCAGTCTGATTTAATTAgtgtatttgtttaaaatgtttctaagtaactttttaaaaaatatatattttattttaattcaaacatCATCTTCCATTAAGCAAtgtgtgtcgtctgggtacatatattttgtgcaaatattttttttatacagtaacaattacaatttacagccatatttattattttatctattctgaACTTAATCCTGATATATGCCATACCTAATACTGTAGCAATCCTCTTCTTAACTTAAATAACTTTGTTAAGACATTTTCTCTATTTcactcttcttgcttttttccacttttcatatttattctctaaccatggATAAAATAATGGCCATgtattataataatcagattggtccttctctttaatttcaggtgttcacctattcatttctgcacattcttaatattttcctaatcacgtTCTCATCCATAGGGATATcttcatattttcaatttttgcgcaaatacaatcctagctgcagttattagTAACTTTGAGCTGCAGTCAGATCTGCTTTGATTTGGATTTGGGGCAGGTCTGCACAGAACTGAACAGAAAAAAGGCCAAGAGTTTGCTAGAATTTTAAGAAAGCAGGCATTCGGAAGTCACGTGTTTTTAAGAATTAGCCTCTGGTTCCTAAATGGCTCATCTCAAATCCCGGGGTGGGAGGACAAGGTGGAGAATCCCTGGACAGTCATTGTGTCATTTCTGTGACTTTGCAAAAAAAGGTGAAGTTTCCagaattcaaaaaatattttccttctgcAAAGTCCTGAGTCAGGCACCAGTAGGAACTAAGCTTTTcagatttctttcttccttccttccttccttccttccttccttccttcctccctccctccctccctccctccctccctccctccctccctccctcccgccctccttccatccctcccacccttttgctttccttccttccctccctccccccttccatccctccctcccttttgctttccttccttccttcttacctctctacctccctccctcccttccatccctccttccctcccttttgctctcctccctccctccttccatccctaccttttgctttcttttcttccttccttcttacctctctacctccctccctccctcccttccttccatccctccttccctcccttttgctctcctccctccctccttccatccctcccttttgctttcttttcttccttccttcttccctctcttcctccctccatccctctctcccttcctcccatccctccctcccttgcttttgctttccttccttcctccctccctccctctcttcctccctccctctctccctccttccatccctccctcccttttgctttctttccttccttccctcccttccttcctgtttcgTTGCAAATCTGATTTATTGATCTCATcagcagctagtcctcgacttacaacagttcacttagtgaccattccgAGTTACGACAGCTCTTTCAAAAAAGTGACTTGgcaccgttttccacacttaacaaccattgcagcacccccatgggtCACCAAAATTGAAGCATCCCCACGGCCACCAAAAACGTGGtcgaaattcaaatgcttggcaactggcatgtacttaagaCGGTTCCGATGttccccctgtgtgtgtgtgtgtgtgtgtgtgtcacgtcatccccctttggcgaccttctgacatgcaaagtctgtgggggggggagccagattcacttaacaaccggggtgactgccttaaccactgcagcgattcacttagcaactgtggtgagagaagtcataaaatggagcaaaatttaaCAAAGGCCTCGCTTTGGGACAGAAATCTGGGGCTCCGACGTTGAGGGGTAACTTTAGCTCAGCCCCTCTTTAGCACGGAGGATGCTTTGCTCCTTACTGGATTGAGGACCCAGAAATATTTTTAAGGTTGGGAGGAAAAACCATGTAAACGATTGAATTCACAGCCGTGTAATAATTGTTCGTTAATGTCCTTCGTTCCAGGCTTATATCAAGATCTACCAGGGGGAAGATTTGCCACACCCCAAATCCATGTTGCTGGTGAGTTTCGCCTGAGCCAAGGGCCCCCCAAAGAGCCCGATGCAGATTCCTGGTCcccacaaaaccccttttattagatgaatgtgaattcctctcattcacattcaacaaaggcctggcaaacagtctttcaaaggagtatttatgaccacagaccttatctagcttggaaagctgccatgtcaatattttcccaaatgtggggctgtgcaaggaaagactctgggcacagagtctctgagattcacggacagattgtcacactcctgaaacaaatgaacgaacaaatgaatgaattgtttcctgcaaactccactccccttttgctcctctttttatgtcctctgggggaggccattcaccatccacctgtggccttactcccaagtcgaccccttctctttagctcttcccttcgtctggcaactctgcgcatgtgcacactggaacaggctccagctgttcttctgcctcactgatgtctgactccgaaggcagctgataactggcatatggccctgtccccctctctgcctccgacacagagccctcctcagagccttccccagactccaggactggcccaggttcctccccaaccctcctcactgtccgaatctgctgccagctccgctgtcGGGCCACAACAAGAGTTTAAATCACTGACTTCTTGTTTCAATTCAGGGTGGTGattgcaggtaatcctcgacttacgacagtccaTTTAGTGGCCGAAGttaacgacactgaaaaaagcagcttgtggccgtttttcacacttacgacctttatAGCATCCCCCCCCcttgtcacgtgatcaaaattctgacacttggcaattaactcgtatttacgacggtcacaGCGCCGCTGcatcgtgtgatccccttttgcaacaagTAAAATCAGTGGGGGAAGGCCCAGATTCCATTAACATCCcacatgttcctaacttaactgaagtgattggcttaacaatggtggcaagaaggGTCGCAAACTGGGGCAAATCCACTTAAGTGTCtcgcctagcaacagaaattttggtcgtaagtcgagtaGTAATTATTGCCTCGACAAAACCTGCAGAGCTGGCTCCAGTCGCAATATTGAATAAAATTACAGCACTGtacagaaaaaaagggggggggaatgcggtggctcagtggctaaaacacttgagtttgtcgatcagaaaggttggcagttcggcggttcgaatccctagcgccgcataacggagtgagcccccgttccttgtcccagcttctgccaacctagcagttcgaaagcaggtaaaaaaatgcaagtagaaaaataggaaccacctttggtgggaagggaacagcgctccgtgcaccttcggcgttgagtcatgccggccatatgaccacggagacgtctttggacagcgctggctcttcggctttgaaacggagatgagcaccgccccctagagtcaggaacgactagcacataatgtgcctggggaacctttaccttacaggaaaaaaaaaacacggcATTAAACCTCCAAATTACATAAGtgtaattatgaaccattatggcacaaaATATATAGACAGAGGTGAATAAATGGGAGAAATTATAATAGTCTTTGCTGGGAAAGGATAACAGTAGTAAAAATGAACGTTTTgcttaagtttttatttcttcttcaaatgataccaatatttTTACAAAAAGATGCAAATATGGAAGAATGGTAGAAAGGCATTGATAACTTTAATAATGATGGAAACGTGGGAAAAGGTTTGGGtaagaaatataaaatttatgcaagcttaaaaaaacctccaaatgCAACCTGCCaattacctttttttttattttttacagtttTCCTAACTCTTAGCAGAGGGTGGGAAAACTCAACTGGTTTATTTCTGAAGTTGTTTTCCCTCCTTTTCAGGCCACAGCTGAAGCCAACAATCTGGCTGCTGTCGCTTCGGCCAAAGACCTGTATTACAGCAGCATGGAAAAGGTgagggtgggggggcagggggggtagGGAGGCATTTACCCACCTGCATGGGCTGCCCAGGAGTCGTTCTTGACTCCTCCTGACTCTGTAGAGAATGTTGTTGaggggggttttttttggagcCAAGAAATGTTTTCACATTGTTTCCGTGTTTCCAGGGCCGGAAATAAGGCaaatgggccaaagtcacccagatggttttcatgcctaaggcgagactagaactctcagtttcctgttgattggcccaaagtcatggaactggttttcatgcctaaggtgggactagaactcaccgtttcctggcgattggcccaaagtcacccagtcagctttcatgcctaaggcaggactagaactcaacatctcctggtgattggtccaaagtcacccagttagctttcatgcctaaggagggactagaactcaccatctcatggtgattggcccaaagtcttccactggctttcatgcctaaggcgggactagaactcactgtctcctggcgattggtccAAAATCTCCcacaggctttcatgcctaaggcaggactagaactcaccgtctcctggcgattggcccaaagtcacccagtcagttttcatgcctaaggcgggactagaactctcagtctcctgttgattggcccaaagtcatggaactggttttcatgcctaaggtgggactagaactcaccgtttcctggcgattggcccaaagtcacccagtcagctttcatgcctaaggcaggactagaactcaacatctcctggtgattggcccaaagtcacccagttagctttcatgcctaaggagggactagaactcaccatctcatggtgattggcccaaagtcttccactggctttcatgcctaaggcgggactagaactcactgtctcctggcgattggtccAAAATCTCCcacaggctttcatgcctaaggcaggactagaactcaccgtctcctggcgattggcccaaagtcacccagtcagttttcatgcctaaggcgggactagaactctcagtctcctgttgattggcccaaagtcatggaactggttttcatgcctaaggtgggactagaactcaccgtttcctggcgattggcccaaagtcacccagtcagctttcatgcctaaggcaggactagaactcaacatctcctggtgattggcccaaagtcacccagttagctttcatgcctaaggagggactagaactcaccatctcatggtgattggcccaaagtcttccactggctttcatgcctaaggcgggactagaactcactgtctcctggcgattggtccAAAATCTCCcacaggctttcatgcctaaggcaggactagaactcaccgtctcctggcgattggcccaaagtcacccagtcagttttcatgcctaaggcgggactagaactcactgtctcctggtgattggcccaaagtctcccactagctttcatgcctaaggcaggactagaattcacaatctcgcAGTGATTGGCCGAAATGCACCCggctggaactagaactcactcttTCCTGGGGATTGGCCAAAGTCACACTaattggttttcatgcctaaggcaggactagaactcacgatcgcccagtttctagcctgccgCTTAGAACCACCCACCGAACCGGCTCTCCCAGCCCGCTTTACTGAGCCTGGTAGCTAAACCGGctgcttcctcccttccccctccagatCTGCGGCGGAGACAAACCTTATGTGGCCCCCGAATTGCTGGAGGCGAAGCACCAGGAGCAGAACTCGCGGGCTCTGGAGCACTTCCGCCGCATCAAGAAGATGGGCGGCCGGGAGTTCAGCCAACGTTACGAGGACGAGTTGGCGCAGGAGCTGAGCGACCTCTTTGTAGACCTGGCCAAGCATAACCAGAGCAAGAACATCTTCAACACTTTCCGGACGCCCGCCATCCTCTTCGGCATCATCGTGGTGCTCTACGTAATCTCTGGGATCTCCGAGTACATTGGACTGAGCTTGATTGCCCAGTTGTGCAACTTAATAGTAGGGCTGTTGCTCCTTTCCCTGCTAGCCTGGGGCTACATCCGCTACTCGGGCGAATACCGCGAACTGGGCATTGTGATTGACAACACGGCGGAGTTCGTGATGGAGAAGATACGGGCTATGCGGTAGGCATTTGGCTTAgtcaaacggggggggggggggggaatggggggggacaaccggctcaaggttggctcagccttccgtccttctgaggtggatcaaatgaggacccagattgttggggggcaaaaggctgactctgtaaaccacttagagagggctgtaaaccactgtgaagcggtatataagtgctattgcaattgcccTTCCTTCttcgctctctccctctctctctcactcactccctttgtcacctttccttcttctctccttccctccctccatcactcttccttcctccccttccttcttcccttcctcccttcatcaaccaacctaccttccttccttccttccttccttccttccttccttccttccttccttccttccttctcttcccaggGGTTAGAATACCgtattgcaggataattctgcccactgccagcagtttgattctgattggctcaaggttgactcaaccttccatccttccaatgtcagtaaaatgaggacccagatcgttgggggccaagaggctgactctgctgaATTGTGATCTTAAGTGTGAGGACTATCGGGAAAAACCAAGAAATGATTAAACTCTTGGGTGTGAAATTTCCCCCTAACCTGAGCATCTTCTCACCTGTGGGCTTACCTTCTCCAGGTCTCCTGTCCATGCAGCCCCCTCCAGAGAGCAGCCCCCGTCCCCACCACCGCAGAAGAAGTCTCAGTGAACCAGGCGAACTCCCAAGACATCATCCTTGATGGTGGAAACCGTCGGCTTTCCGATCCAGGAATCGCTTCTGCAGAGCTTCTTCATAGACAGCTTttaagtcgggggggggggggggatctctgcTCCATTCTTCCCGCTCACCTTCCTTTGATGGACCCCCCCctcctctgggtttttttctttttttcatttcccctcccctcccttcaagAAAGAAACCTTCTGCACTTTAAATGGGGAAACGAAACAGCCGCTCGAAAACCATTTCCATGCCAGCCAGTGCCTTCCGTgacgaaaaggaaaaaaaaaaatcaaccccaCTGTCGTTTCAGCTGCCGGCGTTTGTTTTCGAAGTTTGTCGGTTGTACCAAGGAGAAGATGCCAActccccttcccccacccccaccccaaaaaaagctTTCCCCGGCCCTCCCCAGGCATCGACCTCGGAGTGCCTAAATTACCCAGCTTTTCTTTTGGTGAAAGTTTGGCCAAACTTCGAAAGAATTCTGCTGAAGGGCCCCGGCGGGCCTAGCCAAATCGTTAAAAGAAAATTAGGAAAGCTATTTTATTTTCAGTGCCTTTTCAAAACTGGACAGTGCCTGCTTCGACACCGAGAGGAATTGCGTCCAGCCAGCAGCTCCACTGCCTTAGAAAGACGTCTCAGGAAGCTCGGAATTTGAGGGAGAAACGAGAGGCCGTTGGCGCGTTAAACATCTCCCGCATCGCCGCCagtgtctctgtatctctctctctcgctttcgGTACGACGTGGTGTCCGCTTCGTTTTGGTTCTTGTAATTCACCTTGTACCGCCGGGACGTCGAAATGTGAGGGGGAATCTCCTTAGCGGCCCCGCTTGGATCTCTTTGGGATCTCCGTCCAGATCGGGGGGTGAGCCGTGCGGGACGTCGGGAGTTTTCCAAGGGTAGTCAAGACATTGTTCCTTGAATGCGGTGCCGGCGTTTGCATCTGTGTATACCCCACTCTTAGGTTTACTGGGTTGAGACGTAACCAGTAGCGTTGCCCTTACTTACTGGTATGGAGAAttcaccctcccccctcctttcccccccctgcTTTTCCCAAGCTTGTGAGGGTGAATGGTCTTggtctcctctctgtctctgaagGCTGTTTCCCCATTCT
This window contains:
- the ATL3 gene encoding atlastin-3, which translates into the protein MVGTKPGPVQIVLVHKEEHSFELDEKALSQVLLQDAIRDLDVVVVSVAGAFRKGKSFLLDFLLRYLYTQKEDINNDWLGVENEPLTGFSWRGGSDPETTGIQIWSEVFIVMKPSGKKVAVVLMDTQGAFDSQSTVKDCATIFALSTMTSSVQIYNLSQNIQEDDLQQLQLFTEYGRLAMDEIFLKPFQTLMFLVRDWSFPYEYDYGLDGGMSFLDKRLEVKSHQHEEIQNVRKHIHSCFTNVNCFLLPHPGLKVATSPNFDGRLNDISNEFKDQLKQLIPFVLDPSQLLEKEINGSKVTCRGLLEYFKAYIKIYQGEDLPHPKSMLLATAEANNLAAVASAKDLYYSSMEKICGGDKPYVAPELLEAKHQEQNSRALEHFRRIKKMGGREFSQRYEDELAQELSDLFVDLAKHNQSKNIFNTFRTPAILFGIIVVLYVISGISEYIGLSLIAQLCNLIVGLLLLSLLAWGYIRYSGEYRELGIVIDNTAEFVMEKIRAMRSPVHAAPSREQPPSPPPQKKSQ